In a single window of the Streptococcus ilei genome:
- a CDS encoding UPF0223 family protein — protein MNKNYSYPLDLSWSTEELASVLSFFNQVEQAYEQKADARIYLEAYKAFKKVVPSIGEEKRLGKEFEEVSGYSLYRATKVAKEKGEGWFSIDQ, from the coding sequence ATGAATAAGAATTATAGTTACCCACTCGATTTATCGTGGAGCACTGAAGAGCTTGCTTCGGTGCTTTCTTTTTTTAATCAGGTTGAACAAGCCTATGAACAAAAGGCAGATGCCCGCATCTACCTAGAAGCCTATAAGGCCTTTAAGAAAGTTGTCCCAAGTATTGGCGAAGAAAAGCGTCTGGGCAAGGAATTTGAAGAGGTCAGTGGCTACTCACTTTACCGCGCAACCAAAGTTGCGAAAGAAAAAGGGGAAGGATGGTTTTCGATTGATCAATAA
- a CDS encoding DUF2130 domain-containing protein, protein MNEIKCPNCGEVFTVNESQYSELLSQVRTAEFDKEIHERIRQELALAEQKALNEQQEKLAKKDQEIAQLQNQIQQFDTEKELAKKEVEQTASQSLLEKEKEVQALENQLATLRLEHENQLQKTLSDLEKERDQVKNQLLLQEKENELSLTSVKQNYEAQLKAANEQVEFYKNFKAQQSTKAIGESLEQYAESEFNKVRSFAFPNAYFEKDNKISARGSKGDFIFRDFDENGLEFISIMFEMKNEADGTEKKHKNADFYKELDKDRREKNCEYAVLVSMLEADNDYFNTGIVDVSHEYEKMYVVRPQFFIQLIGLLRNAALNSLKYKQELALIREQNIDITHFEEDLDAFKVAFAKNYNSASVNFGKAIDEIDKAIKRMEEVKKFLTTSENQLRLANNKLDDVSVKKLTRKNPTMKAKFDALKED, encoded by the coding sequence ATGAACGAAATCAAGTGCCCCAACTGTGGGGAAGTATTTACAGTCAATGAAAGTCAATACAGCGAGCTCTTGTCCCAAGTGAGGACGGCGGAGTTTGACAAGGAAATTCATGAGCGGATTCGGCAGGAGTTGGCTTTGGCAGAGCAAAAGGCCCTCAATGAGCAACAAGAGAAGTTAGCAAAAAAGGACCAAGAAATTGCCCAGTTACAAAACCAGATTCAACAGTTTGATACTGAAAAAGAATTGGCTAAAAAAGAGGTGGAGCAAACTGCTAGCCAAAGTCTGCTAGAGAAAGAAAAAGAGGTTCAGGCACTGGAGAATCAATTAGCCACCTTGCGCTTGGAGCATGAAAACCAACTACAAAAGACTTTATCTGACTTAGAAAAAGAACGTGACCAGGTCAAAAATCAGCTCCTTTTACAAGAAAAGGAAAACGAACTTTCTCTGACTTCAGTTAAACAAAACTATGAGGCCCAGCTTAAGGCGGCTAATGAGCAGGTTGAGTTCTATAAGAACTTCAAGGCCCAACAATCAACCAAGGCCATCGGAGAAAGTCTGGAGCAGTATGCGGAGAGTGAGTTCAATAAGGTTCGCAGTTTTGCCTTCCCAAATGCCTACTTTGAAAAGGATAATAAGATTTCTGCACGTGGGTCTAAAGGGGACTTTATCTTCCGTGACTTTGATGAAAATGGGCTAGAATTCATTTCCATCATGTTTGAGATGAAAAATGAAGCCGACGGGACAGAGAAGAAGCATAAGAATGCTGATTTTTATAAGGAATTGGACAAGGACCGTCGAGAAAAGAACTGTGAATATGCTGTTTTGGTCAGTATGCTTGAAGCAGATAACGACTATTTCAACACAGGGATTGTCGATGTCAGCCACGAGTATGAGAAGATGTATGTGGTCCGTCCTCAGTTCTTTATCCAGTTGATTGGTCTCTTACGCAATGCTGCCCTCAACTCTCTAAAATACAAGCAGGAACTAGCACTAATCCGTGAGCAAAATATTGACATCACTCATTTTGAGGAAGACTTGGATGCTTTCAAGGTTGCCTTTGCCAAGAACTACAATTCGGCTTCTGTCAACTTCGGCAAGGCCATTGATGAAATCGACAAGGCCATTAAACGCATGGAAGAGGTCAAAAAATTCCTCACCACATCTGAAAATCAACTTCGCCTTGCTAACAACAAATTGGATGATGTTTCCGTTAAAAAATTGACTCGGAAGAATCCGACTATGAAAGCCAAGTTTGATGCCTTGAAGGAAGACTAG
- a CDS encoding FAD-containing oxidoreductase: protein MLTYDVIVIGFGKAGKTLAAKLSSQGKKVALIEKSKSMYGGTCINIACIPTKTLIVAAEKGLDFEQAMSEKNAVTTRLNGKNYATIAGTGVDIIDATARFVSNKVIEIQAGEEKEELTAETIIINTGAVPTILPIPGLAESKFAVDSTGIQRLENLPKRLGVLGGGPIGLEFAHLYNTLGSQVTVLDASEAFLPRIEPSIAALAKGYLEEDGIQFLQGVHTQEIKDGEASLTLVTDKGDFEFDILLYATGRKPNTAGLGLENTDIQVTDRGAIQVNRHLETNVPGVFAVGDVNGGPQFTYMSLDDFRIVFNYLTGDGSYNLETRGNYATTLFIAPPLAQVGLTEQEARDKGLPVAVKELPVAAMPRGHVNADLRGAFKAVVNPETKEILGATLFGEAAGELINLITMAMDNKIPYTYIAKQIFTHPTMAENLNDLFAI, encoded by the coding sequence ATGTTAACGTATGATGTTATTGTTATTGGATTTGGTAAAGCTGGTAAAACACTCGCAGCGAAATTATCAAGCCAAGGGAAAAAAGTCGCTCTAATTGAAAAGAGCAAGTCTATGTATGGTGGTACTTGTATCAATATCGCTTGTATCCCAACCAAGACCTTGATTGTCGCAGCGGAAAAAGGCTTGGATTTTGAACAAGCCATGAGCGAAAAGAATGCGGTCACCACTCGTCTCAACGGCAAGAACTACGCAACTATTGCTGGAACGGGTGTAGACATCATCGATGCGACAGCTCGTTTCGTTTCCAACAAGGTTATCGAAATTCAAGCTGGTGAGGAAAAGGAAGAATTGACAGCTGAAACCATTATTATTAATACTGGTGCGGTGCCAACTATCCTTCCAATCCCAGGACTTGCTGAAAGTAAATTTGCTGTGGATTCAACCGGTATTCAACGGCTGGAAAATCTACCTAAACGCCTTGGTGTCCTTGGTGGTGGACCTATCGGATTGGAATTTGCCCATCTCTACAATACCTTGGGTAGCCAAGTAACAGTATTGGACGCTTCTGAAGCATTCTTGCCACGGATTGAGCCAAGCATTGCAGCTCTTGCAAAAGGCTACCTTGAAGAAGATGGCATTCAATTCTTGCAAGGCGTTCATACCCAAGAAATCAAAGATGGTGAAGCTAGCTTAACCCTTGTCACCGATAAAGGAGACTTCGAGTTCGATATCCTCCTCTACGCAACAGGACGTAAGCCAAACACAGCTGGACTTGGTCTTGAAAATACAGATATCCAAGTCACTGATCGTGGAGCAATTCAAGTCAACCGTCATTTGGAAACCAACGTTCCTGGTGTCTTTGCAGTTGGGGATGTCAATGGTGGTCCTCAATTCACCTACATGTCCCTTGACGATTTCCGCATTGTCTTCAACTACCTCACAGGCGATGGTAGCTACAATCTCGAAACACGCGGAAACTATGCGACAACACTCTTCATTGCTCCTCCATTGGCCCAAGTCGGCTTGACCGAGCAAGAAGCACGTGACAAAGGACTTCCAGTTGCTGTCAAAGAATTGCCAGTTGCTGCCATGCCACGTGGCCATGTCAATGCAGACCTTCGAGGTGCTTTCAAAGCCGTGGTCAACCCAGAAACCAAAGAAATCCTTGGAGCAACTCTCTTCGGAGAAGCTGCAGGCGAACTCATCAACCTGATCACCATGGCCATGGACAACAAGATCCCTTATACTTACATCGCAAAACAAATCTTTACCCACCCAACCATGGCAGAAAACCTAAACGATCTCTTTGCGATTTAA
- the truB gene encoding tRNA pseudouridine(55) synthase TruB: protein MDGIINVKKEAGMTSHDVVFKLRKILGTKKIGHGGTLDPDVVGVLPIAVGKATRMVEFMQDEGKIYEGEITLGFSTTTEDASGEVVDRTPVQDPLDAEEVDRMIAQMVGEIEQVPPMYSAVKVNGRKLYEYARAGEEVERPVRQVNIYEFTRTSEIRYEEGLARFRFRVKCSKGTYIRTLSVDLGQKLGYAAHMSHLTRTSAAGLSLENALTLEELAEKVAQGDLSFLHPLEIGTGDLEKVELTVEEVGEVQVGRFIPVESDSKELAAFYQGKLVAILEKREELYKPRKVFLTESVLQ from the coding sequence ATGGACGGAATTATTAATGTAAAAAAAGAAGCGGGAATGACTTCACATGATGTGGTCTTTAAACTGCGAAAAATCTTAGGAACCAAGAAAATCGGCCATGGGGGAACTCTGGATCCGGATGTGGTGGGGGTTCTTCCGATTGCCGTAGGAAAGGCGACCCGAATGGTTGAATTTATGCAGGATGAAGGCAAAATCTATGAGGGAGAAATCACTTTGGGGTTTTCTACCACGACGGAGGATGCCAGCGGAGAAGTTGTCGATCGGACCCCTGTGCAAGACCCCTTGGATGCAGAAGAGGTAGACCGCATGATTGCCCAGATGGTAGGAGAAATCGAACAGGTACCACCCATGTATTCAGCGGTCAAGGTCAATGGGCGTAAGCTCTATGAGTATGCGCGTGCAGGAGAAGAAGTGGAACGTCCAGTTCGGCAGGTGAACATTTATGAATTCACGCGCACAAGCGAAATTCGTTATGAAGAAGGACTAGCCCGCTTTCGCTTCCGGGTTAAATGCAGCAAGGGGACCTATATCCGAACCTTGTCTGTGGATTTAGGGCAGAAACTGGGCTATGCGGCCCATATGTCTCATCTGACACGTACCAGTGCTGCTGGCTTGTCCTTAGAAAATGCCCTAACCTTGGAAGAACTTGCTGAAAAAGTTGCTCAAGGAGATTTGAGCTTCCTTCATCCACTTGAAATTGGAACAGGAGATCTGGAAAAAGTGGAGCTGACAGTCGAAGAGGTCGGCGAAGTCCAAGTGGGACGCTTTATTCCGGTTGAGAGTGACTCCAAAGAATTGGCTGCTTTTTACCAAGGAAAATTAGTGGCCATTTTAGAAAAAAGAGAAGAACTTTACAAACCTCGCAAGGTTTTTCTGACAGAAAGTGTGTTACAATAA
- a CDS encoding inositol monophosphatase family protein has translation MINKLEFAKTIVKEAGSYLREHLHDQLAITVKTNPTDLVTQMDQKVQATLVHKILEAYPEDQIFAEEDELRAPIHSGKVWVIDPIDGTNNFVTQKEDFAVMVAYFEEGIGQFGLIYDVMRDHLFFGGKDFGVFCNDKELKPFQNRPLGDLLVASNVGMLKSNAWGMADLGAECLGIRVYGSAGISFTKILSGGILGYFSYIWPWDYAAAAIMGECLGYSVLTLEGKEPNYETLEPIMMVPTCKLDEIQPFLTKGKNA, from the coding sequence TTGATCAATAAATTAGAATTTGCTAAGACCATTGTCAAAGAAGCAGGAAGCTATCTAAGAGAACACTTACATGACCAGCTAGCTATTACTGTCAAAACAAATCCGACGGATTTGGTGACTCAGATGGATCAGAAAGTGCAAGCAACCTTAGTCCATAAGATATTAGAAGCTTATCCAGAAGACCAAATTTTCGCTGAAGAAGATGAACTTCGTGCTCCTATTCACTCCGGCAAGGTCTGGGTGATTGATCCCATTGATGGGACCAATAATTTTGTGACCCAAAAAGAAGATTTTGCTGTAATGGTTGCCTATTTTGAAGAAGGGATTGGCCAGTTTGGCTTGATCTATGATGTCATGCGCGACCATCTCTTTTTTGGTGGAAAGGATTTTGGAGTCTTTTGCAATGACAAAGAACTGAAACCATTTCAAAATCGGCCTCTTGGGGACTTATTAGTGGCTTCCAATGTCGGCATGCTCAAATCCAACGCTTGGGGCATGGCGGATCTGGGAGCAGAGTGCTTGGGGATTCGAGTCTATGGGAGCGCTGGTATCAGCTTTACCAAGATTCTATCTGGTGGTATTTTAGGCTACTTTAGCTATATCTGGCCTTGGGATTATGCTGCTGCTGCCATTATGGGCGAGTGTCTAGGTTACTCGGTCCTGACCTTGGAAGGGAAAGAACCCAACTATGAGACCTTGGAGCCCATTATGATGGTGCCGACTTGTAAACTAGATGAAATTCAACCTTTTTTGACGAAAGGAAAAAACGCATGA
- a CDS encoding GNAT family N-acetyltransferase has protein sequence MQIRKATMKDAESLLSLYEDLGYPTTASKLSRRLEMILSQPHYGLLLAERNGEILGFLGYAKLFFFEADGSYYRILALSVAKETRRQGIASRLIDELKKQAVKEGVNALALNSGLTAERNAAHQFYQAVGFEKVTAGFVLHLKS, from the coding sequence ATGCAGATACGAAAAGCAACCATGAAGGATGCTGAATCCTTACTGTCTCTATACGAAGACTTGGGCTATCCAACGACTGCTTCTAAGCTGTCTCGTCGTTTAGAAATGATTCTCTCTCAGCCACATTATGGCCTTCTTCTAGCTGAAAGAAACGGAGAAATTTTAGGTTTCTTAGGTTATGCAAAGCTCTTCTTTTTTGAAGCAGATGGATCTTACTATCGTATTTTAGCTTTGTCGGTTGCAAAAGAAACAAGACGACAAGGAATTGCTAGTAGGCTAATCGATGAATTGAAAAAACAAGCGGTAAAAGAAGGAGTTAATGCACTGGCTCTAAATAGTGGATTAACTGCTGAACGAAATGCTGCACATCAGTTTTATCAGGCGGTTGGATTTGAAAAAGTGACTGCCGGCTTTGTTCTGCATTTAAAAAGTTAA
- a CDS encoding alpha/beta fold hydrolase, whose amino-acid sequence MSSTKGKNLYFNDKSMDYVTFGKGKQPLVIIPGLGDGLQTVKGKAQLFSLSYRLLAKRYKVYVFSRINELRQGYTTRDMAADVAEAMETLNLDAAYVMGISQGGMIAQWLAVDFPENVQKLILAVTTAKPSQLARERIEHWQKLSQSGNFKHLMLDIAQHSYTQKSYQKWRFLYNIMGRLGRIKDKKRIAIQSQSCLDHDSLEVIKRIHCPTLVLGALEDDVIGVNGSKELAKAISGCQLLILKHSGHALYEENKAFQEAVCGFLN is encoded by the coding sequence ATGTCTTCAACAAAAGGGAAAAACTTATATTTTAACGATAAGAGCATGGACTATGTAACATTTGGAAAAGGAAAGCAGCCCCTAGTGATCATACCAGGCTTAGGGGATGGGTTGCAGACAGTCAAAGGAAAGGCCCAGCTCTTTTCCCTCTCTTATCGTTTACTTGCTAAGAGATATAAAGTTTATGTTTTTTCTCGAATCAACGAGTTGAGGCAGGGTTATACGACACGGGATATGGCAGCAGATGTAGCAGAAGCAATGGAGACACTAAACCTAGATGCTGCCTATGTTATGGGGATTTCACAAGGTGGAATGATTGCCCAATGGTTGGCAGTTGATTTTCCTGAAAATGTTCAAAAGCTCATCCTAGCCGTGACAACAGCTAAACCGAGTCAACTTGCTAGAGAACGAATTGAGCATTGGCAAAAACTCAGTCAATCTGGAAATTTTAAGCATCTCATGCTGGATATTGCACAGCACTCCTACACGCAAAAGAGCTATCAAAAGTGGCGGTTCCTTTATAATATCATGGGTCGCCTGGGACGAATCAAAGATAAGAAACGAATTGCCATTCAGTCTCAATCTTGCCTGGATCACGATAGCCTTGAGGTCATAAAAAGAATTCACTGTCCGACCTTGGTTCTTGGTGCGCTTGAAGATGATGTGATCGGTGTGAACGGATCCAAAGAACTGGCAAAAGCGATTTCGGGTTGTCAGCTCCTTATTCTTAAGCATTCTGGGCATGCTCTGTATGAAGAAAATAAAGCATTTCAAGAGGCTGTCTGTGGATTTTTAAACTAA
- a CDS encoding Spx/MgsR family RNA polymerase-binding regulatory protein: protein MITLFLSPSCTSCRKARAWLEKHEVPFKEHNIMTSPLTTEELRNILALTENGTDDIISTRSKIFQKLNVDVEDLSISALIKLIEENPSLLRRPIILDKKRMQIGFNEDEIRAFLPRGYRKEELRSATLRAEIH, encoded by the coding sequence ATGATTACATTATTTTTGTCTCCGAGTTGTACATCCTGTCGGAAGGCCCGGGCTTGGTTAGAAAAACATGAGGTTCCTTTTAAGGAACACAATATTATGACGAGTCCTCTAACAACTGAGGAGTTGCGTAATATTTTAGCTCTAACTGAGAACGGTACAGACGATATTATTTCAACTCGTTCTAAAATTTTTCAGAAGTTAAATGTTGATGTAGAGGATTTATCGATTTCTGCTTTGATTAAGCTCATTGAGGAAAATCCTAGTCTTTTGCGTCGCCCAATTATTCTAGACAAGAAACGGATGCAAATTGGTTTCAATGAGGATGAAATCCGCGCATTTCTCCCTCGTGGATATCGTAAGGAAGAGTTAAGATCTGCTACATTAAGAGCGGAGATCCATTAA
- a CDS encoding bifunctional riboflavin kinase/FAD synthetase produces MNICYVTSEKEIKAQADTVLVLGYFDGLHRGHQELFRTARAIADEQGLRVAVLTFPESPKLAFARYQPELLLHLQNPEERFKRMEELGVDDLYLIDFTSDFAAHTAEEFVATYLTSLQARVLVAGFDYSFGSDKKVASDLETYFKGQVIVVPPVLDQGEKISSTRIRQAISSGQVKEAADLLGYPLSSRGIVVHGDARGRTIGFPTANLAPIDRTHLPQDGVYVVEVEVLGQRHRGMASVGKNSTFDGTELRFEANIFDFSKDIYGHTIRIFWLDKIREMVKFDSVEALVEQLRQDEIIARQRTR; encoded by the coding sequence ATGAACATTTGTTATGTAACTAGTGAAAAAGAAATAAAAGCTCAAGCAGATACAGTTCTTGTCTTGGGCTATTTTGACGGTCTTCACAGAGGGCATCAGGAGCTCTTTCGGACAGCTCGTGCCATTGCGGATGAGCAAGGACTTCGAGTAGCTGTCTTGACCTTTCCAGAATCTCCAAAATTGGCCTTTGCCCGTTACCAACCAGAATTACTCCTCCACCTTCAAAATCCAGAGGAACGCTTTAAACGAATGGAAGAACTTGGAGTCGATGATCTTTATCTCATTGATTTTACCAGTGATTTTGCGGCTCATACGGCTGAAGAATTCGTTGCAACCTACCTAACAAGTCTTCAAGCGCGTGTCTTAGTGGCAGGATTTGATTATAGCTTTGGTAGCGATAAGAAAGTAGCTAGTGATTTAGAAACCTATTTTAAGGGCCAAGTCATAGTGGTTCCCCCTGTCCTAGACCAGGGAGAAAAAATCAGCTCGACCCGTATTCGGCAGGCTATTTCATCAGGCCAGGTCAAAGAAGCAGCCGATCTCTTGGGATATCCTTTATCCAGTCGTGGTATCGTCGTTCATGGGGATGCACGAGGCCGAACCATTGGTTTTCCAACAGCCAATCTTGCACCTATCGATCGGACACATCTTCCTCAAGATGGTGTTTATGTCGTCGAAGTAGAAGTGCTAGGGCAACGTCACCGGGGGATGGCCTCTGTAGGAAAAAACTCGACCTTTGATGGGACGGAACTTCGCTTTGAAGCCAATATCTTTGATTTTTCAAAAGATATTTATGGACATACGATTCGGATTTTTTGGTTAGACAAGATTCGAGAAATGGTCAAATTTGACAGTGTAGAAGCGCTTGTGGAGCAACTGCGTCAGGATGAGATCATAGCTCGTCAACGGACCAGATAA